In a single window of the Streptacidiphilus sp. P02-A3a genome:
- the opcA gene encoding glucose-6-phosphate dehydrogenase assembly protein OpcA has protein sequence MKIDLTDTTSSKINSGLIEARRSIGAGAVGMVLTLVIVTDEGSAYDALKAAGDASREHPSRILAVISRPGRSPRARAEARLDAEIRVGSDAGTGETVLLRLHGELAAQAQSVVLPLLLPDAPVVVWWPENAPENPSRDPLGALAQRRITDAVTAESPVEQLATRAVTYAPGDTDLAWTRITPWRSMLAAALDQRHTKVESAVVEGESYNPSAELLALWLASRLDVKVERVVSEGPGLTGVRLRTAGGDVTLDRNDGLLAKLSMPEQPDRMVALKRRETSELIAEELRRLDPDDIYAASVRYGVEKLHRINSRREVIDAPDDAEPVTLPPAHPVASPTRTKATPKAAAPKAAPKSADKSADKGADGQKPNAS, from the coding sequence ATGAAGATCGACCTTACGGACACCACCTCCAGCAAGATCAACTCCGGGCTGATCGAGGCACGCCGCTCCATCGGCGCCGGGGCCGTCGGCATGGTGCTGACCCTGGTCATCGTCACCGACGAGGGCAGCGCCTACGACGCGCTCAAGGCCGCCGGCGACGCCTCCCGCGAGCACCCCTCGCGGATCCTGGCCGTGATCAGCCGTCCCGGGCGCTCGCCCCGGGCCCGGGCCGAGGCCCGGCTCGACGCCGAGATCCGGGTCGGCTCCGACGCGGGCACCGGCGAAACGGTCCTGCTGCGGCTGCACGGCGAACTCGCCGCCCAGGCGCAGTCGGTCGTGCTGCCGCTGCTGCTGCCGGACGCCCCGGTCGTCGTCTGGTGGCCGGAGAACGCCCCGGAGAACCCCTCCCGGGACCCGCTGGGCGCGCTCGCCCAGCGCCGGATCACCGACGCGGTCACCGCCGAGTCCCCGGTGGAGCAGCTGGCCACCCGGGCGGTCACCTACGCCCCCGGCGACACCGACCTGGCCTGGACCCGGATCACCCCCTGGCGTTCGATGCTGGCGGCCGCGCTGGACCAGCGGCACACCAAGGTCGAGTCGGCCGTGGTCGAGGGCGAGTCGTACAACCCCAGCGCGGAACTGCTCGCGCTGTGGCTCGCCAGCCGACTGGACGTCAAGGTGGAGCGGGTCGTCAGCGAGGGTCCCGGACTGACCGGGGTCCGGCTGCGGACCGCCGGCGGCGACGTCACCCTGGACCGCAACGACGGCCTGCTGGCCAAGCTCTCCATGCCCGAGCAGCCGGACCGGATGGTGGCGCTGAAGCGCCGCGAGACCTCCGAGCTGATCGCCGAGGAGCTGCGGCGGCTGGACCCGGACGACATCTACGCCGCCTCGGTCCGCTACGGCGTCGAGAAGCTGCACCGGATCAACTCCAGGCGGGAGGTCATCGACGCGCCGGACGACGCGGAGCCGGTGACCCTGCCGCCCGCCCACCCGGTCGCCTCGCCGACCCGGACCAAGGCCACGCCGAAGGCCGCCGCGCCCAAGGCCGCGCCCAAGAGCGCCGACAAGAGCGCCGACAAGGGCGCCGACGGGCAGAAGCCGAACGCGTCATGA
- the pgl gene encoding 6-phosphogluconolactonase yields the protein MSTPQLVVHRDKELMAVAAAARLITRIVDAQSTRGSASVVLTGGRNGNAVLAALASSPARDAVDWSRLDLWWGDERFLPEGDPERNATQARGELLDAVPLDPARVHPMPASDGPDGDNPEAAAERYAAELAEAAGPRGHDGVPAFDVLLLGVGPDTHVASLFPEHPGVRERSLTVVGVRGAPKPPPVRISLTLPAIRAAREVWLLAAGEDKAEAVALALSEPGEIQAPASGAYGRQRTLWLLDRSAAAKLPPQLYPPATA from the coding sequence ATGAGCACCCCGCAGCTGGTCGTGCACCGCGACAAGGAGCTGATGGCGGTCGCGGCGGCGGCCCGGCTGATCACCCGGATCGTCGACGCGCAGTCCACCCGGGGCTCCGCCTCGGTGGTGCTCACCGGCGGGCGGAACGGCAACGCGGTACTCGCCGCGCTGGCGTCCTCGCCCGCCCGGGACGCGGTGGACTGGTCCCGGCTCGACCTGTGGTGGGGCGACGAGCGCTTCCTGCCCGAGGGCGACCCGGAGCGCAACGCCACCCAGGCCCGGGGCGAGCTGCTGGACGCGGTACCGCTCGACCCGGCGCGGGTGCACCCGATGCCCGCGTCGGACGGCCCGGACGGCGACAACCCGGAGGCGGCGGCCGAGCGGTACGCCGCCGAGCTGGCCGAGGCCGCTGGTCCGCGGGGGCACGACGGGGTCCCGGCCTTCGACGTGCTGCTGCTCGGCGTCGGCCCGGACACCCACGTGGCCTCGCTGTTCCCGGAGCACCCGGGGGTCCGTGAGCGTTCACTCACCGTGGTCGGTGTGCGCGGGGCCCCCAAGCCCCCGCCGGTCCGGATCTCGCTGACGCTCCCGGCGATCCGCGCGGCCCGCGAGGTCTGGCTGCTCGCGGCGGGCGAGGACAAGGCGGAGGCAGTGGCCCTGGCGCTGTCCGAACCGGGCGAGATCCAGGCCCCGGCCTCCGGCGCGTACGGTCGGCAGCGCACCCTGTGGCTGCTCGACCGCTCCGCCGCCGCGAAGCTCCCGCCCCAGCTGTACCCCCCGGCCACCGCCTGA
- the secG gene encoding preprotein translocase subunit SecG, whose translation MIAGFSIALIIFSALMVVLVLLHKGKGGGLSDMFGGGVSSTGGGSAVAERNLDRITIFVGVGWFACIIILSLLMKAKNG comes from the coding sequence GTGATCGCTGGCTTCTCGATCGCGCTGATCATCTTCAGCGCGTTGATGGTCGTCCTGGTCCTGCTCCACAAGGGCAAGGGCGGCGGTCTGTCCGACATGTTCGGTGGCGGTGTCTCCTCCACCGGTGGCGGTTCGGCCGTGGCCGAGCGCAACCTGGACCGGATCACCATCTTCGTCGGCGTCGGCTGGTTCGCCTGCATCATCATCCTGTCGCTGCTGATGAAGGCCAAGAACGGCTGA
- the galE gene encoding UDP-glucose 4-epimerase GalE — protein MKILIAGGAGFIGSTIASACDDSGVRTVVLDNLVTGRREYTRDRAFYEGDIADGDLIDRIFAEHPDIHAVIDCAALIVVPDSVADPLGYYRENVAKGIQFIDHLVRNGCPRLLFSSSASIYRADPGDFSVDETSAIEALSPYARTKAIFETILRDIAASGALKVISLRYFNPIGADPQLRTGLQIRKPTHALGKMIDVHNAGEQFTITGTNWPTRDGSGIRDYVHVWDLARAHVNAVRRFDDVTDPDPYRVINLGTGDGTTVRELIAAFEGVIGQKLSCVETGPRPGDTAGAYTRSSLAQELLDWKPQLSIEDGIRDSLRWYAKRDTVIDTD, from the coding sequence GTGAAGATCCTCATCGCAGGCGGTGCCGGATTCATCGGCAGCACCATCGCATCAGCCTGTGACGACAGCGGAGTCCGGACGGTCGTCCTGGACAACCTCGTCACCGGGCGTCGGGAGTACACCCGGGACCGCGCCTTCTACGAGGGCGACATCGCCGACGGGGACCTGATCGACCGGATCTTCGCCGAGCACCCGGACATCCACGCGGTCATCGACTGCGCCGCCCTGATCGTGGTACCGGACTCCGTTGCCGACCCGCTCGGCTACTACCGGGAGAACGTCGCCAAGGGCATCCAGTTCATCGACCATCTGGTGCGCAACGGCTGCCCCCGGCTGCTCTTCAGCTCCTCCGCCTCGATCTACCGAGCCGACCCCGGCGATTTCTCCGTGGACGAGACCTCCGCCATCGAGGCCTTGAGCCCCTACGCCCGCACCAAGGCCATCTTCGAGACGATCCTGCGTGACATCGCCGCCTCCGGCGCCCTCAAGGTCATCTCGCTGCGGTACTTCAACCCGATCGGCGCGGACCCCCAGCTACGCACCGGGCTGCAGATCCGCAAGCCCACACATGCCCTGGGCAAGATGATCGACGTCCACAACGCCGGAGAGCAGTTCACCATCACCGGAACCAACTGGCCGACCCGCGACGGCTCCGGTATCCGCGACTACGTCCACGTGTGGGACCTCGCCCGCGCGCACGTCAACGCCGTCCGCCGGTTTGACGACGTCACTGATCCGGACCCCTACCGCGTCATCAATCTAGGCACCGGCGACGGAACCACCGTGCGAGAGCTCATCGCAGCCTTCGAGGGTGTGATCGGTCAGAAGCTGTCCTGCGTCGAGACCGGCCCGCGCCCCGGCGACACCGCTGGCGCCTACACCCGCAGCAGCCTCGCACAGGAACTCCTTGACTGGAAGCCCCAGCTGTCCATTGAGGACGGCATTCGTGACTCCCTGCGCTGGTACGCCAAGCGCGATACGGTGATCGACACCGACTAG
- a CDS encoding SUMF1/EgtB/PvdO family nonheme iron enzyme, giving the protein MLPVHDMVPVAAGELTMGTSEEALDFIAASQHLPRSWFEDEAPVHAVAVSAFAIDRHPVTNMQFAAFTEATGYRTAAEERGFGLVYGEQFWEETAGACWRSPAGPNQVTAAERPEHPVVHIAWLDAYAYTAWARLRLPSEAEWEYAARGPGSQRLWPWGDGWDPARCNTAETAGGAAITDMSGWRDWWGRCRATRGLPGTTPVGSCPGGRSPFGVADLSGNVQEWTASPHLPYDPARDYGDLYARIAGRYRVIRGGSWMHYRWQTRCAERIAADVHYSNFSLGFRCAASQPNATSTSFPGW; this is encoded by the coding sequence GTGCTACCTGTACACGACATGGTGCCGGTGGCTGCCGGGGAGCTGACGATGGGCACCAGCGAGGAGGCCCTGGACTTCATCGCGGCCTCCCAGCACCTTCCGCGGTCCTGGTTCGAGGACGAGGCCCCGGTCCACGCCGTGGCTGTCTCGGCGTTCGCGATCGATCGGCATCCGGTCACCAACATGCAGTTCGCGGCGTTCACCGAGGCCACGGGGTACCGGACCGCCGCTGAGGAGCGCGGCTTCGGCCTGGTCTACGGCGAGCAGTTCTGGGAGGAGACCGCTGGTGCCTGCTGGCGCTCCCCCGCCGGTCCGAACCAGGTCACGGCAGCTGAGCGGCCCGAGCACCCGGTGGTGCACATCGCATGGCTGGACGCCTACGCCTATACCGCGTGGGCGCGTCTGCGATTGCCCAGCGAAGCGGAGTGGGAGTACGCGGCCCGCGGACCCGGCAGCCAACGCCTGTGGCCGTGGGGCGACGGATGGGACCCGGCCCGCTGCAACACCGCTGAGACCGCCGGCGGCGCAGCGATCACCGACATGAGCGGCTGGCGGGACTGGTGGGGGCGCTGTCGAGCCACCCGGGGGCTGCCCGGCACGACCCCGGTCGGCTCATGCCCGGGCGGCCGGTCCCCGTTCGGGGTGGCGGATCTGTCCGGGAACGTGCAGGAGTGGACCGCCAGCCCTCATCTGCCCTACGACCCCGCTCGCGACTACGGCGATCTGTATGCCCGCATCGCCGGACGCTACCGCGTAATTCGCGGGGGCAGCTGGATGCACTACCGCTGGCAGACCCGATGCGCGGAGAGGATCGCGGCCGACGTCCACTACAGCAACTTCAGCCTCGGATTCCGCTGCGCCGCCAGTCAACCCAACGCTACGTCAACTTCCTTCCCTGGCTGGTGA
- a CDS encoding sugar nucleotide-binding protein, producing MRILVLGSAGLLGSALCASRRSGTEITGVARAACDITDLAQVTAAVAAHQPDAVVNTGAVPDTRSCEADPARVWPVNAIGARNCAFAANAVGAFCVQISGNVVFRTAEHARREWEQPDNPHGHLAASKAAGEGYVRSLAHRPLVVRTACLFGDRADGMPGGLVGRIRQHATGSTLHMSSNTVTSAAYAPDVAAAVVDLLVCGQVGVFHLVNPGSTTPVDLARTVVAVTGQRATVEEVATEPEQRLLACDLAEVAGIRLRPLDHALLSYLTGSGR from the coding sequence ATGCGAATCCTCGTCCTCGGCAGCGCCGGTCTGCTCGGCAGTGCCCTGTGCGCCTCACGCCGCTCCGGTACGGAGATCACCGGTGTTGCGCGCGCGGCGTGTGATATCACCGATCTGGCCCAGGTCACCGCAGCGGTGGCCGCTCACCAGCCCGATGCTGTGGTCAACACGGGCGCGGTGCCGGACACCCGTTCCTGCGAGGCGGATCCGGCCCGCGTGTGGCCCGTCAACGCCATCGGTGCCCGAAACTGCGCGTTCGCCGCGAACGCCGTCGGCGCCTTCTGCGTGCAGATCAGCGGCAACGTCGTCTTCCGCACCGCCGAACACGCCCGGCGCGAATGGGAACAGCCTGACAACCCCCACGGGCACCTGGCCGCCAGCAAGGCCGCCGGTGAAGGCTACGTCAGGAGCCTTGCGCACAGGCCCCTGGTCGTGCGTACGGCGTGCCTGTTCGGTGACCGTGCGGACGGCATGCCGGGCGGCCTGGTCGGCAGGATCCGCCAGCACGCCACCGGCAGCACGCTGCACATGTCGTCCAACACGGTCACCAGCGCCGCGTACGCACCTGACGTGGCCGCCGCAGTCGTGGACCTGCTCGTCTGCGGCCAGGTCGGAGTCTTCCACCTGGTCAATCCGGGCAGCACCACCCCGGTCGACCTCGCGCGGACCGTCGTGGCCGTCACCGGGCAGCGCGCGACCGTTGAGGAGGTCGCTACTGAGCCGGAGCAGCGGTTGCTGGCGTGCGATCTCGCCGAGGTGGCCGGCATCAGGCTCCGGCCATTGGACCATGCCCTGCTCAGCTACCTCACCGGCTCGGGGAGATAG
- a CDS encoding NAD(P)-dependent oxidoreductase: MDEVLVTGGAGFIGRHLALLLHHQGYQVTALDRVGDANAAHGRQHLESEGIAVVEGSTGDQALMRRLVRGHRVVVHLAAPIVGVQQNLRTPGSQADALHDATVLASMLTVEHRLLFSSTSDVYGLHSVHYGDKPMAEDDLTVYESPSVSRWNYAKAKALSESVFACSAARTVSVRIFNAYGPGLDYPQARRVIAQFVTAVFAGQPLRISGSGGQRRAYCYISDLVDGIGLALGHAANLPVGGNLAVNLGNPDEYVSVHDLARLVCDLAVGGGFVAEAPAIERSAYTYSEPFDDTWSRRPDITRARRLLGYEPSMGLHEGITRVLGFHAARTSAPTEPWNKEPSPWRL; encoded by the coding sequence ATGGACGAAGTACTCGTCACGGGTGGAGCGGGGTTCATCGGCCGCCACCTGGCGCTGCTGCTCCACCATCAGGGCTACCAGGTCACCGCACTCGACAGGGTGGGTGACGCGAATGCCGCCCACGGTCGGCAGCACCTCGAATCGGAGGGCATCGCAGTCGTCGAAGGCAGCACCGGCGACCAGGCGCTGATGCGGCGCCTGGTCAGGGGCCACCGAGTCGTTGTCCATCTTGCGGCGCCGATCGTGGGTGTTCAGCAGAACCTCCGCACTCCGGGCTCGCAGGCCGACGCGCTGCACGACGCCACCGTGCTGGCGAGCATGCTGACCGTCGAGCACAGGCTGCTGTTCAGCTCAACGTCGGATGTGTACGGGCTGCACTCCGTGCACTACGGGGACAAACCGATGGCGGAGGACGACCTAACGGTGTACGAGAGCCCGTCCGTCAGCCGCTGGAACTACGCCAAGGCCAAGGCGCTGTCCGAGAGCGTGTTCGCGTGCAGCGCGGCCCGGACCGTCTCCGTGCGGATCTTCAACGCGTACGGTCCCGGCCTCGACTACCCGCAGGCGCGGCGGGTGATCGCGCAGTTCGTCACGGCCGTCTTCGCCGGCCAGCCGCTGCGCATCAGCGGCAGTGGCGGGCAGCGCCGCGCGTACTGCTACATCAGCGACCTCGTTGACGGAATCGGGCTCGCCCTCGGCCACGCAGCGAACCTCCCCGTCGGCGGGAACCTGGCGGTCAACCTCGGCAACCCCGATGAGTACGTGAGCGTCCACGACCTGGCCCGCTTGGTCTGCGACCTGGCTGTCGGCGGGGGCTTCGTCGCCGAGGCCCCGGCGATCGAGCGGAGCGCCTACACGTACTCCGAGCCGTTCGACGACACCTGGAGTCGTCGCCCCGACATCACCCGCGCCCGCAGGCTCCTGGGCTACGAGCCGTCCATGGGCCTGCACGAAGGCATCACCCGGGTCCTGGGGTTCCACGCCGCCCGAACCAGCGCTCCCACCGAGCCGTGGAACAAGGAGCCATCACCGTGGCGACTGTGA
- a CDS encoding RNA polymerase-binding protein RbpA encodes MGEAERGESAPRLRISFWCANGHETRPSFASDAQLPETWDCQRCGFPAGPDEDNPPAPPRTEPYKTHLAYVRERRSDADGEAILAEALARLRGEI; translated from the coding sequence ATGGGCGAGGCCGAGCGGGGCGAGTCCGCTCCCCGGCTGCGGATCTCCTTCTGGTGTGCCAACGGGCACGAGACCCGTCCCTCGTTCGCCTCCGACGCGCAACTCCCGGAGACCTGGGACTGCCAGCGCTGCGGCTTCCCGGCCGGACCGGACGAGGACAACCCCCCGGCGCCGCCGCGTACCGAGCCCTACAAGACCCACCTCGCCTACGTCCGCGAACGCCGCAGCGACGCCGACGGCGAGGCCATCCTGGCCGAAGCCCTGGCCCGGCTCCGCGGCGAGATCTGA
- a CDS encoding MoaD/ThiS family protein, producing the protein MATVTVPGGWTPTTGGRSTFTYPGDTVGSILDRLAADYPDLRKRIFSGQQIAGWINVYIGDDDVRWAGGLSAAIGPEVDLVILPALAGG; encoded by the coding sequence GTGGCGACTGTGACCGTTCCGGGCGGGTGGACGCCGACGACCGGCGGGCGCAGCACTTTCACCTACCCGGGCGACACCGTCGGTTCGATCCTCGATCGGCTCGCGGCCGACTACCCCGACCTGCGCAAGCGGATCTTCTCGGGGCAGCAGATCGCCGGGTGGATCAACGTCTACATCGGTGACGACGACGTGCGCTGGGCCGGAGGCTTGTCCGCCGCGATCGGCCCGGAGGTCGACTTGGTCATCCTGCCCGCACTGGCCGGGGGCTGA
- the zwf gene encoding glucose-6-phosphate dehydrogenase yields MSDDNSTVLEDDPGEPLAWLNPLRDPADRRLPRIAGPSGLVIFGVTGDLSRKKLMPAVYDLANRGLLPPGFSLIGFARRDWEDEDFAQVVHDSVKEHARTPFREEVWAQLAKGMRFVQGEFVDNDAFEKLRETIEELDKEQGTGGNFAFYLSVPPKFFPQVVQQLKAHGLADPPKGSWRRAVIEKPFGHDLASAKELNTVVHSVFPRDEVFRIDHYLGKETVQNILALRFANSMFEPIWNRSYVDHVQITMAEDIGIGGRAGYYDGIGSARDVIQNHLLQLMALTAIEEPASFHPKALVAEKLKVLSAVKIPKDLGRHTVRGQYTHGWQGGEEVSGYLEEDGINPDSTTDTYAAVKLEINNRRWAGVPFYLRTGKRLGRRVTEIAVVFQRAPYLPFDSSATEELGQNALVIRVQPDEGVTMRFGSKVPGTSMEVRDVSMDFAYGESFTESSPEAYERLILDVLLGDANLFPRHQEVEESWKILDPIEAYWNKHGKPAPYESGTWGPSEADEMLARDGRSWRRP; encoded by the coding sequence GTGAGCGACGACAACTCGACGGTCCTGGAGGACGATCCAGGCGAGCCACTGGCCTGGCTCAACCCGCTTCGGGATCCGGCGGACCGGCGGCTGCCGCGCATCGCCGGGCCCTCGGGCCTGGTCATCTTCGGCGTCACCGGCGACCTGTCCCGCAAGAAGCTGATGCCGGCCGTCTACGACCTGGCCAACCGCGGCCTGCTGCCGCCGGGCTTCTCGCTGATCGGCTTCGCCCGCCGCGACTGGGAGGACGAGGACTTCGCGCAGGTCGTCCACGACTCGGTCAAGGAGCACGCGCGCACCCCCTTCCGCGAGGAGGTCTGGGCGCAGCTGGCCAAGGGCATGCGCTTCGTCCAGGGCGAGTTCGTCGACAACGACGCCTTCGAGAAGCTCCGCGAGACCATCGAGGAGCTCGACAAGGAGCAGGGGACCGGCGGCAACTTCGCCTTCTACCTGTCGGTGCCGCCGAAGTTCTTCCCGCAGGTGGTGCAGCAGCTGAAGGCGCACGGCCTGGCCGACCCGCCGAAGGGCTCGTGGCGGCGCGCCGTCATCGAGAAGCCCTTCGGCCACGACCTGGCGAGCGCCAAGGAGCTCAACACGGTCGTGCACTCGGTCTTCCCGCGTGACGAGGTCTTCCGGATCGACCACTACCTGGGCAAGGAGACGGTCCAGAACATCCTGGCGCTGCGGTTCGCCAACTCGATGTTCGAGCCGATCTGGAACCGCTCGTACGTCGACCACGTGCAGATCACCATGGCCGAGGACATCGGCATCGGCGGCCGGGCCGGGTACTACGACGGCATCGGCTCGGCCCGTGACGTGATCCAGAACCACCTGCTCCAGCTGATGGCGCTGACCGCGATCGAGGAGCCCGCGTCCTTCCACCCGAAGGCGCTGGTGGCCGAGAAGCTGAAGGTGCTGTCGGCGGTCAAGATCCCGAAGGATCTGGGGCGGCACACCGTGCGCGGCCAGTACACGCACGGCTGGCAGGGCGGCGAGGAGGTCTCCGGCTACCTGGAGGAGGACGGGATCAACCCCGACTCCACCACCGACACCTACGCGGCGGTGAAGCTGGAGATCAACAACCGCCGCTGGGCCGGGGTGCCGTTCTACCTGCGTACCGGCAAGCGCCTCGGCCGCCGGGTCACCGAGATCGCGGTGGTCTTCCAGCGTGCCCCGTACCTGCCGTTCGACTCCAGCGCCACCGAGGAGCTGGGGCAGAACGCCCTGGTCATCCGGGTGCAGCCGGACGAGGGGGTGACCATGCGCTTCGGCTCCAAGGTCCCCGGCACCTCGATGGAGGTCCGTGACGTCAGCATGGACTTCGCCTACGGCGAGTCCTTCACCGAATCCAGCCCGGAGGCCTACGAACGCCTCATCCTGGACGTGCTGCTCGGCGACGCCAACCTCTTCCCGCGCCACCAGGAGGTGGAGGAGTCGTGGAAGATCCTCGACCCGATCGAGGCGTACTGGAACAAGCACGGCAAGCCCGCCCCGTACGAGTCCGGCACCTGGGGACCGTCCGAGGCGGACGAGATGCTCGCACGAGACGGTAGGAGCTGGCGCCGGCCATGA
- a CDS encoding helix-turn-helix domain-containing protein, with translation MGQWSDYSTGERIKLLRGPQTQEQLAGEAGLSVHTIRKAEHDQGHVSLQTLLLISAALHADVSVILGQQAPRRAMQAADRAMLRALSLAVHDSSAGIGADVEPPGRPEVEAGLAAAWEVYRAGNYARAGVLVAPALREATAALSSAGVHEVCAAHGALADAYRLAAYVANQFGGRDLAYAAIGHAHVQSDRAGDPVRGASTASGRSWIYMRDARLDQAQELARVSYESIEPRFGDRDLGALATYGWHVTLAAVVAARMDDVDVADDLLKQGQAVAARMGCDITVNGTAFGPVTVAAQAIGISVSTGRPGKALADFARVGDTSVLTTAARRRMMLDVALAQADARQSDAALDTLLDVCSEAPEWARHQALPGVIAQRASAGSATFGKLRRLAAILGTSVVVR, from the coding sequence ATGGGGCAGTGGAGCGACTACAGCACCGGCGAGCGGATCAAACTACTGCGCGGGCCGCAGACGCAGGAGCAGCTTGCCGGGGAGGCGGGCCTGTCGGTGCACACCATCCGCAAGGCCGAGCACGACCAGGGGCACGTCAGCCTTCAGACCTTGCTGCTGATCTCGGCGGCGCTGCACGCGGACGTGTCGGTGATCCTGGGTCAGCAGGCTCCCCGGCGGGCGATGCAGGCAGCCGACCGGGCGATGTTGCGGGCGTTGTCCCTGGCCGTGCACGACTCGTCGGCCGGGATCGGCGCTGACGTCGAGCCTCCAGGACGGCCGGAGGTCGAAGCCGGTCTCGCCGCAGCGTGGGAAGTCTACCGGGCAGGGAACTATGCCCGCGCCGGAGTGCTGGTTGCCCCGGCGCTGCGCGAGGCGACGGCCGCGCTGTCGTCGGCCGGTGTGCACGAGGTGTGCGCGGCTCATGGTGCCCTGGCTGACGCGTACCGGCTCGCCGCCTATGTTGCGAACCAGTTCGGGGGCCGTGATCTGGCCTATGCCGCAATCGGGCACGCGCACGTCCAGTCGGACCGTGCCGGGGATCCGGTTCGGGGCGCCTCTACAGCGTCGGGCCGGTCGTGGATCTACATGCGCGACGCGCGGCTGGACCAGGCCCAGGAGTTGGCACGGGTCTCGTACGAGTCGATCGAGCCGCGGTTCGGTGATCGGGACCTGGGGGCGCTGGCCACCTACGGGTGGCACGTGACACTGGCGGCCGTGGTGGCTGCGCGGATGGACGACGTGGACGTGGCGGACGACCTGCTGAAGCAGGGGCAGGCAGTTGCGGCGCGGATGGGTTGCGACATCACGGTCAACGGCACCGCGTTCGGGCCGGTGACGGTTGCCGCGCAGGCGATCGGGATCAGCGTGTCGACCGGGCGGCCGGGCAAGGCGTTGGCGGACTTCGCCAGGGTGGGGGACACCTCGGTGCTGACCACTGCGGCGCGGCGACGGATGATGCTGGATGTGGCGCTGGCACAGGCCGACGCACGGCAGTCCGATGCGGCCCTGGACACCCTGTTGGACGTCTGTTCGGAAGCGCCGGAGTGGGCACGGCATCAGGCGCTGCCCGGGGTGATCGCACAGAGGGCCAGCGCGGGCAGCGCCACGTTCGGGAAACTGCGGCGGCTCGCCGCGATCCTGGGCACGTCCGTCGTCGTGCGGTGA
- the tpiA gene encoding triose-phosphate isomerase, producing the protein MSTRTPLMAGNWKMNLNHLEAIAHTQKLHFSLTDKDYAAVEVAVLPPFTDLRSVQTLVDGDKMKIKYGAQDISAYDSGAYTGEISGPMLAKLQCTYVAIGHSERRQYHGETEAIINAKVKAAFKWGVLPILCVGEGLEVRKAGNQVAYTLAQLDGALDGVEAADAERIVIAYEPVWAIGTGEVATPEDAQEVCGAIRARLAELYDQELADKVRVLYGGSVKASNAAGIMAKPDVDGALIGGAALDPEEFVKIVRYRNQAVG; encoded by the coding sequence CTCAACCACCTTGAGGCCATCGCGCACACCCAGAAGCTCCACTTCTCGCTGACCGACAAGGACTACGCGGCCGTCGAGGTCGCCGTCCTGCCGCCGTTCACGGACCTGCGCTCGGTGCAGACCCTGGTCGACGGCGACAAGATGAAGATCAAGTACGGCGCGCAGGACATCTCCGCGTACGACTCCGGTGCCTACACCGGCGAGATCTCCGGCCCGATGCTGGCCAAGCTCCAGTGCACCTACGTGGCCATCGGCCACTCGGAGCGCCGCCAGTACCACGGCGAGACCGAGGCGATCATCAACGCCAAGGTCAAGGCCGCCTTCAAGTGGGGCGTGCTGCCGATCCTGTGCGTCGGCGAGGGCCTGGAGGTCCGCAAGGCCGGGAACCAGGTCGCCTACACCCTGGCCCAGCTCGACGGCGCCCTCGACGGCGTCGAGGCGGCGGACGCCGAGCGCATCGTCATCGCCTACGAGCCGGTCTGGGCGATCGGCACCGGCGAGGTGGCCACCCCCGAGGACGCGCAGGAGGTCTGCGGCGCGATCCGGGCCCGGCTCGCCGAGCTCTACGACCAGGAGCTGGCGGACAAGGTCCGGGTGCTCTACGGCGGTTCGGTCAAGGCCTCGAACGCGGCCGGGATCATGGCGAAGCCGGATGTCGACGGCGCGCTGATCGGTGGCGCGGCGCTGGACCCGGAGGAGTTCGTGAAGATCGTCCGGTATCGGAACCAGGCAGTAGGCTGA